The Sulfolobus sp. A20 genomic interval TAGCATTTTTACTAGCTTCATTATCGTTAGCAGTGGCTTTCATACCTTTTTATAATCCTTATGCAATAGTATCCAATCCGATTCAAAATATAATAATACCTTACGTTGTAGCATTGTTAGCCGTAATACCTCATGAAATAGGGCATAGGCAAATGGCTAGAAGATATAATTGCTATTCTAGGTTTGCGTTAAGCTTTGCAGGTTTCTGGACTACATTATTATTCAATCTTGTAGGGAGCTTCCTTCACTTTTTAGTATTCTTTTCTGGCTATACAGCAATATCTTGCGGATTTAGAAGTTCTACGGAAATCGAAGGGAAAACAGCTATGGCAGGTCCTTTAACTAATATCATCCTAGGATTTATAGGGCTTATAGGAAGTTTATTTTTGCCTCCATTTAGTTTAATAGGAATCTTCTTTGCTGAACTGGCTTCGTTTAATTTCTGGGTAGCGTTCTTTAACCTACTTCCCTTCTGGGTACTAGACGGGTTAAAAATATTTAGATGGAATGTCATCATTTGGGGCATTCTAATATTAATTGCATTCGTGATAACATTTTTTGTAGTCATATAAGTAATGCAATACAAACTTGGAAAAAAGCGGTGACGGGAATGAATGTTAAAGACATTTTTACGACTCCATCCTTTTTATTAATGCTATTAATATTTATTGGTTTCGCTATCGGTTTTACAATATCTCTAATAAATACAAATTATCTATATTATATAGAACAACTGAATTATTTGGTGATTCATGGTTATTATTATGAGTTAATCACATCAATTTTCGTAACAAGTAGTGTTGTTGACTTTGTATTTAATTTTTTATCAATGTATATAATATATTTGATCTTCGGATCAAGAGCTAAGAGAAATGAATACGGAATTTTTCTCTTCTCAGGAATATTAGGCAATATATTTACTGTGTTTTTTTATGGTCCATTTACCTTGTCTTCAGGTGCTTCAGGGGGAATTTTTGGTATATTAGCTTATTACACGTTTTATGACTTTATAAGCGGGGGAAATTTGGGAGTTTATGGGTTAATATTTCTAATAGCGGTTTTCGGTATCAGTGACATTTTCTTTCCTAATGTAAACGTTTACGCTCACGTTGGCGGTATTATAGGAGGTATTATATATGCTGCTGGTTATTATCTTTTAAAGCATTCTAGGAAAGTTAATTAACATGATATTAGTTGAGGAGATCTTATTAATAATAGGCTTCGTTATGTTGCCTTACGGTATATACGAAATCATAAAGAGCGAAGCGGATAAGACAGTTAAGATGATATTATTAGGTGTTTCAGTAGGCTTATTTATCTTAGAAACTATCATATCATTGACTTAAATGATAATGCTAATAACCGGAACCCCTGGTGTAGGAAAGAGCTTAGTCTCCTCAAAGCTTAGAGAAATTTTTAAATGTGAATATTTAAATGTATCGCGATTTGTAGTAGAGAGAAAATTATATACTGAATTTGATGAGATTAGTCAAAGTTATGTTATAGATGAGGAAAAAGTTAAGGAAGAACTCAGAAAGTTTTTGGAAAAGCAGACTAATGTAATAATTGAGACTATTTATCCATCGTTAATTCCTAAAGCTGATCTAGTAGTAGTCTTAAGGAGAAATCCCTTAAAGTTATACAGAGAGTTAAAGGATAGGGGTTGGAGTGAGCTAAAAATAGCGGAGAACGTGGAAGCTGAGATATTAGGAGTTACAGCAGAAGAGGCAAAACAGAATTTCGAAAACGTATGTGAAATAGATACGACAAATAATAACGTAGAACAAATTGTAAATAAAATTATAAATAAAGTCTGTGATAGGGACGTAGATTGGCTAAATAATTCTGAAGTGCAAGATCTTTTAATAAATTTAGATAATATTATTAGCTCCCACGAGAATAATATCTAGATGAGTGATAACCCATTTAGAATTCAAAGCCCTCAACCGCAGAGACAGCCAAGAGATTTGAGGAAAGCGGCCCCTCAAGTTCAAGCAGCTGATTTAAAAGTACAAATGAAATTAAAAAGCATAAAATACAAGATTGGCGTAGTTAGTGGTAAAGGTGGTGTGGGAAAATCTTTTGTTTCCTCTAATTTAGCCATGGCATTGGCAGCAAGTGGTAGAAAAGTTGGAATAGTTGATGTAGATTTTCACGGTCCCTCAGTTCCTAAAATGTTAGGTGTTAGGGGACAGATGTTAACGGCTGATGATAAAGGTATTAACCCAGTAATAGGACCATTTGGAATAAAAGTCGTATCGATAGATTTTCTCTTACCTAGAGATGACACTCCAGTAGTGTGGAGGGGCGCAATAAAACATACCGCAATAAAGCAATTTTTAGGTGATGTTAATTGGGGAGAATTAGATTATTTAATAATCGATATGCCTCCCGGAACTGGAGATGAGGCACTCTCTGTAGCACAACTGGTCACTGGCTTGACTGGTTTTATAATTGTTACAATACCATCTGAGGTCTCAACACTTGCAGTGAGAAAATCAATAAATTTTGCTAGAACTGTCAATAGTAAAATTTTAGGAGTAATTGAAAATATGAGCCATTTCGTTTGTCCTTCTGATGGTAAACGTTATTATATATTTGGAGAAGGGAAGGGTAAGAAGATGGCTGAGGAAATGGGTGTAGATCTATTAGGGCAAATACCATTAGATCCAGTTATTGCCGAGGCAAACGATCTAGGTGAGCCTTTCTTCTTAAAGTACCCCGATTCTCCAGCCTCTAAAGAGTTCTTAAGCGTTGCTGATAAACTAATTAAGATACTCGAACATAATAATAATTCTTAAGCGTTTTTAAGCCTAAAATAGAATTTTTTCTCCTCATAAACTGGATACTTCTCCACTACCCCTTCTCTGACAAGTTCAGCCAAAGCACTTCTAAATTCGATTAAATTTATTCCTTCATTTATTAGCTCGTCTCTTAACTGCGTAGATGTCATATCACCCTTTGA includes:
- a CDS encoding peptidase M50 is translated as MSWNYRYLEWRFNNLSEAVAFLLASLSLAVAFIPFYNPYAIVSNPIQNIIIPYVVALLAVIPHEIGHRQMARRYNCYSRFALSFAGFWTTLLFNLVGSFLHFLVFFSGYTAISCGFRSSTEIEGKTAMAGPLTNIILGFIGLIGSLFLPPFSLIGIFFAELASFNFWVAFFNLLPFWVLDGLKIFRWNVIIWGILILIAFVITFFVVI
- a CDS encoding rhomboid family intramembrane serine protease is translated as MECHHLGHSNINCIRDNIFCSHISNAIQTWKKAVTGMNVKDIFTTPSFLLMLLIFIGFAIGFTISLINTNYLYYIEQLNYLVIHGYYYELITSIFVTSSVVDFVFNFLSMYIIYLIFGSRAKRNEYGIFLFSGILGNIFTVFFYGPFTLSSGASGGIFGILAYYTFYDFISGGNLGVYGLIFLIAVFGISDIFFPNVNVYAHVGGIIGGIIYAAGYYLLKHSRKVN
- a CDS encoding Mrp/NBP35 family ATP-binding protein gives rise to the protein MSDNPFRIQSPQPQRQPRDLRKAAPQVQAADLKVQMKLKSIKYKIGVVSGKGGVGKSFVSSNLAMALAASGRKVGIVDVDFHGPSVPKMLGVRGQMLTADDKGINPVIGPFGIKVVSIDFLLPRDDTPVVWRGAIKHTAIKQFLGDVNWGELDYLIIDMPPGTGDEALSVAQLVTGLTGFIIVTIPSEVSTLAVRKSINFARTVNSKILGVIENMSHFVCPSDGKRYYIFGEGKGKKMAEEMGVDLLGQIPLDPVIAEANDLGEPFFLKYPDSPASKEFLSVADKLIKILEHNNNS
- a CDS encoding adenylate kinase family protein — encoded protein: MIMLITGTPGVGKSLVSSKLREIFKCEYLNVSRFVVERKLYTEFDEISQSYVIDEEKVKEELRKFLEKQTNVIIETIYPSLIPKADLVVVLRRNPLKLYRELKDRGWSELKIAENVEAEILGVTAEEAKQNFENVCEIDTTNNNVEQIVNKIINKVCDRDVDWLNNSEVQDLLINLDNIISSHENNI